The following proteins are encoded in a genomic region of Ferviditalea candida:
- the asnS gene encoding asparagine--tRNA ligase produces MSINRCGIRDVYQFVGQPVRIGCWLYNKRSSGKIQFLQLRDGTGFIQAVAVRNEVGEEVWDAASKLTQESSLYVTGLVREDARSQSGYELTVQNVEIIQIAQDYPVTHKEHGVDFLMDHRHLWIRTPRQRAILAIRAEIVRAVQQFFDSHGFTLVDPPILTPSSCEGTTNLFHTKYFDEDAYLTQSGQLYMEAAAMALGRVYSFGPTFRAEKSKTRRHLIEFWMIEPEMAFVEHEESLRIQEQFVSHVVQSVLSNCEKELKVLDRDTAKLAHVKPPFPRITYDEAIQFLQDNGFDIAWGEDFGAPHETAIAEGYDKPVFITHYPTELKAFYMKPAPERPEVVLCADLIAPEGYGEIIGGSQRIDDPELMGQRFEAHQLSMEAYQWYLDLRKYGTVPHSGFGLGLERTVAWICGLEHVRETIPFPRLLYRLYP; encoded by the coding sequence ATGTCAATCAACCGTTGTGGGATTCGCGATGTTTATCAATTTGTCGGCCAGCCGGTTAGGATCGGCTGCTGGTTATACAACAAGCGTTCCAGCGGCAAAATTCAGTTTCTGCAGCTGCGTGACGGCACCGGTTTTATCCAGGCGGTCGCAGTCCGGAATGAAGTGGGCGAAGAGGTTTGGGACGCCGCAAGCAAGCTGACTCAGGAGAGCTCGCTGTATGTGACCGGACTCGTCCGGGAAGACGCACGCAGCCAGAGCGGGTATGAATTGACGGTCCAGAACGTTGAAATCATCCAAATTGCTCAGGACTATCCGGTTACGCATAAGGAGCATGGCGTCGATTTTCTGATGGATCATCGTCATCTGTGGATACGTACTCCCCGCCAACGGGCGATTCTGGCGATACGTGCGGAGATCGTGAGGGCGGTGCAGCAGTTTTTTGACTCCCACGGGTTTACGCTTGTCGATCCTCCGATTTTAACGCCATCCTCCTGTGAAGGCACAACCAACTTGTTTCACACCAAATATTTTGATGAAGACGCCTATTTGACGCAAAGCGGCCAGCTCTACATGGAGGCTGCAGCCATGGCGCTGGGCAGGGTATATTCCTTCGGTCCGACCTTTCGTGCGGAAAAATCGAAAACCCGGCGTCACTTGATCGAATTTTGGATGATTGAACCGGAAATGGCGTTTGTCGAGCATGAAGAAAGCCTTCGCATCCAGGAACAATTCGTGTCGCACGTCGTCCAATCCGTCTTAAGCAACTGTGAGAAAGAGTTGAAGGTGCTGGACCGCGACACGGCCAAGCTGGCCCATGTGAAGCCTCCGTTTCCGCGCATCACCTATGATGAAGCGATCCAGTTTCTCCAGGACAACGGCTTTGATATTGCATGGGGAGAAGACTTCGGCGCTCCGCACGAAACGGCAATTGCCGAAGGCTATGACAAGCCGGTGTTTATTACGCATTATCCGACGGAATTGAAAGCCTTCTACATGAAGCCGGCTCCGGAACGGCCGGAGGTGGTGCTGTGCGCGGATCTGATCGCTCCCGAAGGATACGGGGAAATTATCGGCGGAAGCCAAAGGATCGACGATCCGGAACTGATGGGCCAACGTTTTGAAGCGCATCAGCTGTCTATGGAGGCGTATCAATGGTATCTCGATTTGCGCAAATACGGAACCGTGCCGCATTCCGGCTTCGGACTCGGGCTGGAGCGTACGGTGGCATGGATCTGCGGATTGGAGCATGTGCGGGAGACCATTCCGTTTCCGCGGTTGCTGTACCGTTTGTATCCTTAA